One Thermosphaera aggregans DNA segment encodes these proteins:
- a CDS encoding ATP-dependent DNA ligase, whose protein sequence is MSQVQRDMPFSVIVDFFKKLETTTARTQLTAILVNLFKQTPPDVIDKVVYLIQARLWPDWKGLPELGIAEKLLIKAISLSTHSSDKVVEEILKSKGDAGLTVEALKTRLLEKSKGATLFSFVEKKQELTVNKVYEVLTRIALAQGEGSKDLKIRLLAGLLSDATPEEAKYIVRFVEGKLRLGIGDATIMDALSIVFAGGAHLRPVIERAYNLRADLGEVAKILASQGVEAIKQITPMVGIPIRPMLAERLSDAKEILEKVEGEAFVEYKYDGERAQIHKDGNKIIIYSRRLENITHQYPDVVEMALKNMKADKAIVEGEIVAYDPSTGELKPFQELMHRKRKYDIHVAVKENPVKVFLFDLLYENGVDYTVKKLIERRKRLEEIVNQTEEFRVAEYIRTSDPGELEKFFLQAISEGAEGVMVKALHEGSIYQAGTRGWLWIKFKRDYRSEMVDTVDLVVVGAFYGRGRRGGKFGTLLMASYNPENDTFETVCKVGSGFTDEDLDRIPEMLKPFIRDRKPLRVIAEMEPDVWVEPALVAEIIGAELTLSPVHTCAYGKIKPEAGVSIRFPRFIRWRDDKKPEDATTSDELVEMYRLQLRRISEKTAQTGEEA, encoded by the coding sequence ATGTCCCAGGTTCAACGAGACATGCCCTTTAGTGTTATAGTTGATTTCTTCAAAAAGCTGGAGACAACGACTGCAAGAACCCAGCTGACTGCAATACTAGTGAACTTGTTTAAGCAAACTCCTCCGGATGTTATAGATAAAGTCGTCTACTTGATACAGGCTAGATTATGGCCTGACTGGAAAGGCCTCCCCGAGCTGGGAATAGCTGAAAAATTATTAATTAAAGCCATCTCCTTATCCACTCATTCCTCGGATAAAGTTGTCGAGGAGATTTTAAAATCCAAGGGTGACGCGGGCTTAACGGTTGAAGCGTTAAAGACTCGTTTATTAGAGAAGAGCAAGGGGGCGACGCTGTTCTCTTTTGTTGAGAAAAAACAGGAGCTCACGGTTAACAAGGTGTACGAGGTTTTAACCAGGATAGCGCTAGCGCAGGGTGAGGGCAGTAAGGACTTGAAGATAAGGCTTCTAGCAGGCTTACTATCCGATGCTACCCCTGAGGAAGCTAAGTATATTGTAAGGTTTGTTGAAGGGAAGCTGAGGCTGGGCATAGGGGATGCTACGATAATGGATGCTCTCAGCATTGTTTTCGCCGGGGGCGCTCACCTCCGACCCGTTATTGAGAGAGCCTATAATTTAAGAGCGGACCTAGGGGAGGTTGCGAAAATACTTGCTTCCCAGGGTGTGGAGGCTATTAAACAAATAACTCCCATGGTTGGCATTCCAATAAGGCCGATGCTCGCGGAAAGGTTGAGCGACGCTAAGGAGATACTGGAAAAGGTTGAGGGTGAAGCCTTTGTCGAGTATAAGTACGACGGGGAGAGGGCGCAAATCCACAAGGACGGAAACAAAATCATCATTTATTCTAGAAGACTCGAAAACATAACTCACCAATACCCTGATGTTGTCGAGATGGCTTTGAAAAACATGAAGGCTGATAAGGCAATAGTTGAGGGGGAGATAGTCGCTTACGATCCCAGCACTGGCGAGCTGAAACCTTTCCAGGAATTAATGCATAGGAAGAGGAAGTACGACATACATGTTGCGGTGAAGGAAAACCCTGTTAAAGTCTTCTTGTTCGACCTTCTCTACGAGAATGGCGTAGACTATACTGTGAAGAAGCTTATTGAAAGAAGGAAGAGGCTTGAGGAGATTGTTAATCAGACAGAGGAATTCAGGGTTGCAGAGTATATTAGAACCTCCGATCCAGGCGAGCTTGAAAAATTCTTCCTCCAAGCAATCAGCGAGGGTGCGGAAGGGGTCATGGTTAAGGCTTTGCACGAAGGATCGATTTACCAGGCAGGAACGAGAGGGTGGCTATGGATTAAGTTTAAACGAGACTACAGAAGTGAAATGGTGGACACAGTGGATTTAGTAGTGGTCGGCGCTTTTTACGGGAGGGGGAGAAGAGGAGGTAAGTTCGGAACTTTACTCATGGCTTCATATAATCCTGAAAACGATACATTCGAAACCGTGTGCAAGGTTGGCTCCGGCTTCACAGATGAGGACTTGGATAGGATTCCCGAGATGCTCAAGCCTTTCATCCGGGATAGGAAACCCTTAAGAGTTATAGCGGAGATGGAGCCCGATGTTTGGGTTGAGCCGGCTTTGGTCGCTGAAATAATAGGTGCAGAGCTAACGCTCTCACCAGTACACACTTGTGCCTACGGTAAGATCAAGCCTGAAGCAGGCGTCTCAATAAGGTTTCCAAGATTCATTCGGTGGAGGGATGATAAAAAACCTGAGGATGCTACCACAAGTGATGAGCTTGTTGAAATGTACAGGCTCCAGCTTAGAAGGATTAGTGAGAAAACGGCTCAAACCGGGGAGGAAGCCTAA